Below is a window of Oceaniferula flava DNA.
GATGGTTTTACCGTCCTTCCACGCCTTGTGCAGGGCGGGGATGGTGTTGCTCACGTGCGGGCGCAGACGCTCGATGGCGGGGGCGATTTCTTCCCAGACCTGATCGGTGGTAAACGTTGGCAAGTCGTGGCGTGAGAGAGTTTCGTTGGCGTCGGCGAGACGGATCTCGATCAGCTCGCGGGCGGTGGTTTCACACATCAGGTCGGCTAGGCGGAGACCATTTCTGTTCGCTTTGTCCGCGTAAGTTGGGCCGATTCCGCGTTTGGTGGTGCCGATCTTGTTTTTGCCAAGGGCGGCTTCACGGGCGGCATCGAGCTCGCGGTGGTAGGGGAGCACGATGTGCGCGCGGTCCGAGATCTGGAGCTTGGCGGCATCGACCAAAATCCCCGCTTCTTCCAGGGTGGTGATTTCCTTGCAGAGACCGACGGGGTCCATGACAACACCATTGCCGATGATGCAGTTTTTACCTTCCCAAAGAATGCCGGATGGGATGAGGTGGAGAACGTATTTCGTTCCGTTGGCGATGACGGTGTGGCCGGCGTTGTTGCCGCCTTGGCCACGCGCGACGACGTCGGCAGTTTCGGTAAGGTAATCGACAATCTTGCCTTTTCCTTCGTCTCCCCATTGGAGACCGCAGATGATGGTGTTCATGATGTTGTGAATGGTTATTTGGGGAATTGGGATTAGGAAGTGGGTATTTGGAAATAGGTGGAGTAAGGCTCTTGGGAGCCAGTCTTAGAAGTCAGCTCCCCAGAGCTGCTGCTAGCCTATTTCCTACTTCCAGTTTCCTACTTCCTATTTCCTTCGATCAGTTCCGCGAACTCTTCGAAGAAGTAAGTGGCGTCGTTCGGGCCGGGGGCGGCTTCGGGGTGATACTGGACGGAGAAGGCGGGGTATTCCTTGTGGCGGAAACCTTCGATGGTGTCGTCGTTCAGGTTGACGTGGGTGACCTCGACATCGTCCGGTAGGGAATCGGTGTCGGTGGCAAATCCGTGGTTCTGCGCAGTGATGGAGATTTTTCCTGTGCGCAGGTCCTTGACTGGCTGGTTGCCGCCGCGGTGACCGAATTTCAGCTTGAAGGTATCACCTCCGAAGGCGTGGGTGAGGATTTGGTGGCCGAGGCAGATGCCGAACAGGGGAGTTTTTCCGAGCAGCTTTTTCACCTCGGCGTGAATGTAGTCGAGCGCGGCTGGGTCGCCGGGGCCATTGGAAAGGAAGACGCCGTCAGGTTTCAGCGCGAGCACTTCTTCGGCAGGGGTGCGGGAGTTCACCACGGTGACGTTGAAGCCGGCCTGGCGGAGGTGGCGGAGGATGTCCCACTTGATCCCGAAATCGTAAGCCACGATGTTGTATTTCACCTCGGGCAGCTCCTTGTAGGTGCCGATCTGGCCGGTGCAGGTATTGGGGATGGTCCACTCGCGGGACTCGCCGTCCCAGAGGTAGGTGGACTCGGTGGAGACTTCTTTGACAAAATCGGAGCCGGCCATGGGCGCGGAGTCTTTGGCGGCTTGCACCGCTTCTTCGGCGGAGAGCTCGGTGGTGATGCATGAGCGCATGGCTCCGGCGGAGCGCAGGTGCTTGGTCAGCGCGCGGGTATCGACACCTTCGATGCCGATGATTTTGTGCTCGGTGAAATACTCTGGCAGCGACTGACGGGAGCGCCAGTTGGAGGCGACTGGGGAGAGCTCGCCAATGACCAGTCCTCGGACGTGGGGTGCTGACGACTCGGCGTCCTCCGGATTGATCCCGTAGTTACCAATCATCGGATAGGTCATCGTCACGATTTGGCCTCGGTAAGAGGGATCGGTGATGATTTCCTGATAACCGGTCATAGAGGTGTTGAAGCAACACTCGCCTGTGGTGGTTCCAGTGTGTCCGAAGGCTTCACCTTCGAATGTGCGTCCGTCTTCTAGTGCCAAAATAGCTTTCATAACGATAAGTGGCAGCTTGTCCGTGGGGGGCTGGCCGCGCGCACTTTAGGTTTCACCTGTGAAGTTTCAAGTTTCAAGTTTGCGGTTAGAGCTCTAATTCTGACTGTGTCTCAATCAGAGAGGCGTTCTTGACGGTGCATCAACAGGGCGATGCCGCAGCCCATCAGGCTTAAAAAACAGTAAATCCCCAGTGGAATCAACGGTGAGAAGCTGTGGAAGGCGGAGGTTAACAGCCCCATGAGGATGATGCAGAGCGCGATCAGGGTGTTCGAGGCGGAGACGTAATCGGTGCGTCGATCGCCTTCGGCGGCGTCGACCACCCAAGTTTTCCGTCCGACCCGAACTCCGGCGTAGCCGAGATTGAACAACAGGAAGAGCACAGGCCAGCACCAGTGGGAGTCGGATAGTCCCTCGAACCACAGCGCGATGAAGATGCCGGCGATGCCGAACAGGGTGCAAGTGAGGCCTCCGATCGCCATGGTCAGGCTGCCAGAGCGGTCGGCCAATTTTCCCCATAAAAAGGAACTCACGCCCGATGCCAGGCCGGAAGCGAGCACAAAGCCGACCAGTGAGATCAGGGTGCCGGTGTGTTTTTGGCCCAGCACCACCAGCAGGGGCGAGGCCAAGGCGCTACCGAGCAGGAGGCAGCGGCAGATGATGAAATTGCGAAATACGGAGTCGTCCAGGACCAGGGAGAGGCGCTTTTTCAGATCGGAGACGACCTCCGGTTCCGCTTCGGCGTCATCGGGCAGGGGTTCCTTGACCAAGCTGTAGAGAGCGGCCCCAATCAGCCAGAGCATGGCGGCGATCAATAACACCCAGGCCAGCACGGTGATGGTTTTTTGGTCTCGGTAGAAAGTCATCGACGCTGCGGCTGCGGCGGAGAGCAGGCCTGAGATGGTGGCGGAGAGACCTCCGACCCGACCACGCACGCCCTTCGGCACGCTGCGCCCCAGCACATCCTTCGAGCTGATCGAGCAAAACGCCCGAGCCACGGCAAACACGGTCAGAGCCGCCAGCACCGACCACCCGGCGGCCATGGCGGACAGAAACATCGCGGCGAATCCCATGGACGCCACAGCCACCGCCTGGGTCAGCGCACCGGCGATGAAGACCCGCTTGCGGTGGCGCACGCGCTTCACCCAGCTGGAAATCAACAGCTGCGGCAGCATTGAGCCGGACTCGCGGATGGGCACCAGCATGGAAATCAGCCCCGCCGGAGCTCCCAGATAAGTCAGCACCCAAGTCAGCACCGTTTTCGGGTTCATCAGCACATCGCCGATCTTAGTGCAGGTCTGCGAGGCGATGATCGCGGCGGCGCTGCGTTTCTGGCTGGAGTCGAGTGTGGGTGTGTTTTGCGAGGGCACCGCAGAGCTATAGACGGCAAAGGCTCGCGGCACAATCCGAGATGCCGACTGGTCGGGGTTTTTACGCCTCTGAGTTCAGGGCAAGGAAAAGGCTGAGGATACGAGATCCTCAGCCTGCTGTTCCCTTTGTGGGGAAATTTGTGAAATCAGCCTGTGCCTAGGCTTTTTTAAAGCGATCCTCTGCGGGAGTGCTGCCCTGGGAAACGGTCGCGGTGCCGTTGTTGGCCAGGTGGGTCAGGCAGTGGTAGACGTCCTCGGTATCGGCTTCGATCCATGAGGCAATCTGCTCGGCAGTCTGTTCGCTGTCGGTGAGTGCACCTTTGACCTTCTGCAGGAGGTCGAGGAAGATGCCGGCGGCGGTTTTTCCTGCTTCCACACCAGGCTGGTGGTAGGCGTTGATGTTCACCAAGAGCGCGTAATGGGAGACGGCGCGCTCGAACAGGGCGATCAGCGCACCGATCATCCGGGCGTCGACCTCTTCGATAGAGAGCGTGATGGATTTGCGGCCGCTCTCATACAGGGCGGTGCGGGTGCCGCGGAGGAAACCTTGGAGGTAATCGGCGGAGGTGGTGTTAGGATCGACTTCCACGCTGTTGCCATCGCGGCCCTTGCGGACTTCGATGAAAGTGGCGAAGAAGTTAGGCACCCCGTCACGCAGCTGCTGCACATAGGCGTGCTGATCGGTGGATCCCTTGTTACCGTAAACTGCGATGCCTTGGTGCACCACCTTGCCATCGAGGTCCTTCTCCTTGCCGAGCGATTCCATCACCAGCTGTTGCAGATACTTGGAGAACAGCACGAGGGAGTCCTTGTAGGGGAGGACGACCATGTCTTTCTCACCTTTGCCATTTCCTGCGTGGTGCCAGGCGAGGGCCAGCTGCATGGCGGCATTCTCGGAAGCGTTGTCGGTGCGAGTGAGTTCATCCATTACCTTGGCTCCTTCGAGCAGGGCGTCTATATCGATTCCTTGCAGTGCGGCGGGCACCAGACCGACGGTGGACATCACCGAAGTCCGGCCACCTACCCAGTCTTCCATGGGGAAGATCGAGAGGAAGCTGTTTTCCGTGGCGTAGTTAAAAAGTTTAGATCCTTCGCCGGTGATCGCCACCGCGTGATCGCCGAATTCCAGGCCGATGGCTTCGTAGGCGGCCTGTGCCTCCAGCATGCCATTGCGTGTCTCGGGGGTTCCGCCTGATTTGGAAACGACCAGTGACAAGGTCTTGCTGATGCCGCCCTGGGTCTTGGAAATGATTTCCGAGAGCGTGGCGTCCATGCCGGCAGGGTCGGTATTATCGAAGAAAAAGGTCTTCAGTGGGCTGTCTGCGCCGAGGGCCTCGTAAATGAACTGGGGTCCGAGGGCAGATCCGCCGATACCGATGATCAGCAGGTTTTCGAAGCGTCCGCCCTTGGGGTTGCTGACTTCGCCGCGATGCACTTTTTTGGCGAACGCCTTAAGGTCTTCCAGGGGCTCGGTGATTTGCTTTTTGATCTCGTCGTTCGGGGCGAGATCGGCATTGCGCAGCCAGTAGTGGCCAACCATCCGTCCTTCGTCCGGGTTCATGACCTCACCGGCTTCGATTTTTTTGATCCCATCAAAGGCGCGGGCGATTTCCTTTTCCAGCTTCTGCGCGTAATCGGCAGGTATGTCCATGCGAGAGGTGTCGATGGAGAATCCAAGTTCTGGATAACGGGTGACGGAGTTTTGGTAGCTTTGCCAATGTGAGGATGCTTTCGACATGGGGGCATAGTCACTGGAGGCCGTGCTGTATTCAAGTGATTAGTGTTCCATGGCGTGACTTTTTTGTGGCAGTGGCGTGCTGGGGCTTGAGGATCAAGTGGCGCACCGTGCGAGCGCGGGCATTCGGCATTGATTCGGTGCGGCGGTTTTGTTTTCTTCGCGGCATGCCTCAACCGAGTGAACCACTGCCGACCTTGAAAAAATACTTCGGTTTCGATGGCTTTCTCGATGCCCAGGAGGAGGTCGTCGATCAGATATTGTCCGGTCAGGACGGCTTGGTGGTGATGCCCACCGGTGGTGGTAAGTCACTCTGCTACCAGCTTCCGGCGATGTGCCTGTCGGGGGTGACCTTGGTGGTTTCTCCGTTGATCGCGCTGATGAAGGATCAGGTGGATGCCTTGTTGGAAAAAGGGATTCCCGCCACGATGATCAACTCCACCTTGTCGTGGGACGAGCAACGGCAGCGGATCGATCAGATGAAGCGCGGCGAGTTCAAGCTGGTCTACATCGCCCCGGAGCGCTTTCGCGTGGCCGCGTTCATGGAAGCCCTGAAGCAGGTGGAGATCTCCCTGTTTGCCGTGGACGAAGCCCACTGTCTGAGCCAGTGGGGGCACGATTTCAGGCCGGAGTATATGAAGCTGGGGCGGGCGCTGGAGCAGATCGGACGACCTCAGGCGATCGCTCTCACCGCCACGGCAACTCCCGTGGTGAGAAAGGACATCCTCGAGGTGCTGGCTCTGCGCGAGCCTTTCGAGACGGTCAGTGGCTTCAGTCGACCGAACCTCTCGCTGAGCATCGTGGAGGTGGAAAAACACAAGGTGAAGCATGAGCGACTGAAAAAGGTGGTGGCCAAGTGGAAAACAGGGATTGTCTACTGCTCCACGCGCAAACGTGTGGAGGAGGTCGGTGAGCTATTGCACAGCTGGGGGATCAAAAGCATCGCCTATCACGGCGGCATGACTCCGGACGAACGCGACCGGACGCAGAATATTTTCATCAGTAAACAGGCGGACGTCGCGGTGGCGACCAATGCTTTTGGCATGGGGATCGACCGATCCGATGTGCGCTTCGTGCTGCACTACGAAGTGCCCGGCAGCATTGAGGCTTACTATCAGGAAGCGGGTCGGGCAGGGCGTGACGGGGAGGCGGCCTACTGTGAGTTGCTATTCAACTACGCAGACACTCGGACGCAGGAGTTTTTCATTGAAGGGGCGAATCCGGGCTACCAGACCATCGCGGATGTCTATCAGTTTTTACAAAACGACGCCGATGCTAATTTCGAGGTGCAGCGAACCATCGACGAGATCAAAGAGGGTGCAGAGGTGAAAAATGGCATGGCTGTTGGCAGCGCGATTGGCATCCTGATGCGCAACGGCTACGCAGAACGTTTCGATATCTCAGGGAAACGGATGAAGGGCACCCGCTTGCTCAAGCCAGACCAAGCGCTCAATATTGATCGGCACGCGCTGGAGGAGAAGGAGCGGCGCGACCGCGAAAAGCTCGATTC
It encodes the following:
- a CDS encoding MFS transporter, giving the protein MPRAFAVYSSAVPSQNTPTLDSSQKRSAAAIIASQTCTKIGDVLMNPKTVLTWVLTYLGAPAGLISMLVPIRESGSMLPQLLISSWVKRVRHRKRVFIAGALTQAVAVASMGFAAMFLSAMAAGWSVLAALTVFAVARAFCSISSKDVLGRSVPKGVRGRVGGLSATISGLLSAAAAASMTFYRDQKTITVLAWVLLIAAMLWLIGAALYSLVKEPLPDDAEAEPEVVSDLKKRLSLVLDDSVFRNFIICRCLLLGSALASPLLVVLGQKHTGTLISLVGFVLASGLASGVSSFLWGKLADRSGSLTMAIGGLTCTLFGIAGIFIALWFEGLSDSHWCWPVLFLLFNLGYAGVRVGRKTWVVDAAEGDRRTDYVSASNTLIALCIILMGLLTSAFHSFSPLIPLGIYCFLSLMGCGIALLMHRQERLSD
- a CDS encoding glucose-6-phosphate isomerase, whose amino-acid sequence is MSKASSHWQSYQNSVTRYPELGFSIDTSRMDIPADYAQKLEKEIARAFDGIKKIEAGEVMNPDEGRMVGHYWLRNADLAPNDEIKKQITEPLEDLKAFAKKVHRGEVSNPKGGRFENLLIIGIGGSALGPQFIYEALGADSPLKTFFFDNTDPAGMDATLSEIISKTQGGISKTLSLVVSKSGGTPETRNGMLEAQAAYEAIGLEFGDHAVAITGEGSKLFNYATENSFLSIFPMEDWVGGRTSVMSTVGLVPAALQGIDIDALLEGAKVMDELTRTDNASENAAMQLALAWHHAGNGKGEKDMVVLPYKDSLVLFSKYLQQLVMESLGKEKDLDGKVVHQGIAVYGNKGSTDQHAYVQQLRDGVPNFFATFIEVRKGRDGNSVEVDPNTTSADYLQGFLRGTRTALYESGRKSITLSIEEVDARMIGALIALFERAVSHYALLVNINAYHQPGVEAGKTAAGIFLDLLQKVKGALTDSEQTAEQIASWIEADTEDVYHCLTHLANNGTATVSQGSTPAEDRFKKA
- the carA gene encoding glutamine-hydrolyzing carbamoyl-phosphate synthase small subunit codes for the protein MKAILALEDGRTFEGEAFGHTGTTTGECCFNTSMTGYQEIITDPSYRGQIVTMTYPMIGNYGINPEDAESSAPHVRGLVIGELSPVASNWRSRQSLPEYFTEHKIIGIEGVDTRALTKHLRSAGAMRSCITTELSAEEAVQAAKDSAPMAGSDFVKEVSTESTYLWDGESREWTIPNTCTGQIGTYKELPEVKYNIVAYDFGIKWDILRHLRQAGFNVTVVNSRTPAEEVLALKPDGVFLSNGPGDPAALDYIHAEVKKLLGKTPLFGICLGHQILTHAFGGDTFKLKFGHRGGNQPVKDLRTGKISITAQNHGFATDTDSLPDDVEVTHVNLNDDTIEGFRHKEYPAFSVQYHPEAAPGPNDATYFFEEFAELIEGNRK
- a CDS encoding adenylosuccinate synthase, which codes for MNTIICGLQWGDEGKGKIVDYLTETADVVARGQGGNNAGHTVIANGTKYVLHLIPSGILWEGKNCIIGNGVVMDPVGLCKEITTLEEAGILVDAAKLQISDRAHIVLPYHRELDAAREAALGKNKIGTTKRGIGPTYADKANRNGLRLADLMCETTARELIEIRLADANETLSRHDLPTFTTDQVWEEIAPAIERLRPHVSNTIPALHKAWKDGKTILFEGAQGSFLDVDFGTYPFVTSSNTTSGGACTGSGLPPTAIERVVGVCKAYTTRVGSGPFITENDDISEYFHARGMEFGATTGRPRRCGWLDMVLIRYACMVNGVTDLAVTILDGLDERETIQVCTAYEIDGERHDYPPANRAAWDKATPVYETLPGWQSDTTGARSWDDLPENAKAYLTRLGELAGAPVTYIGNGPEREQTIVV
- a CDS encoding RecQ family ATP-dependent DNA helicase, with translation MPQPSEPLPTLKKYFGFDGFLDAQEEVVDQILSGQDGLVVMPTGGGKSLCYQLPAMCLSGVTLVVSPLIALMKDQVDALLEKGIPATMINSTLSWDEQRQRIDQMKRGEFKLVYIAPERFRVAAFMEALKQVEISLFAVDEAHCLSQWGHDFRPEYMKLGRALEQIGRPQAIALTATATPVVRKDILEVLALREPFETVSGFSRPNLSLSIVEVEKHKVKHERLKKVVAKWKTGIVYCSTRKRVEEVGELLHSWGIKSIAYHGGMTPDERDRTQNIFISKQADVAVATNAFGMGIDRSDVRFVLHYEVPGSIEAYYQEAGRAGRDGEAAYCELLFNYADTRTQEFFIEGANPGYQTIADVYQFLQNDADANFEVQRTIDEIKEGAEVKNGMAVGSAIGILMRNGYAERFDISGKRMKGTRLLKPDQALNIDRHALEEKERRDREKLDSMVHFCYGQQCRQQAILEYFGEDDAQTCGTCDICINAFGGSAREPADEDELLIVRKALSGVARMSRKVNGRWEGIFGRGRIVQMLMGSKSQEIKRVRLDELSTHGILKDCGTAYLNELFRSLQKAGLVFTQRGEFPLMTLTPQGEKVMLGKSSCRLVWPEQHQSSPVKESEMIIEEFGFDGQLYDQLRDLRQQLAQRERVPPYQIFPNKTLEYFTRLRPKTMAAGMRIKGVGEVKAEKYLQAFVDTIVAFD